The following are encoded in a window of Rubritalea squalenifaciens DSM 18772 genomic DNA:
- a CDS encoding tetratricopeptide repeat protein, whose translation MDLETRLNSVVGFLQLEMPQDALGELTGLAEEELYSSRVQELVLAAQMMDKQWNAAVVTAQRLCKHHPRKKAYFIHAAYCLHEIGDTTAAREVLLKGPKSLIKDALFHYNMGCYSAVLGDPNVAKSYLDRAFELDESLRQLAQTDKDLVGLVL comes from the coding sequence ATGGATTTAGAAACGCGTTTGAATTCGGTGGTAGGCTTTCTCCAGCTGGAAATGCCACAGGATGCGCTGGGCGAGCTCACAGGGCTTGCCGAGGAGGAATTGTACAGTTCTCGTGTGCAGGAGCTGGTATTAGCAGCCCAGATGATGGACAAGCAGTGGAATGCCGCCGTAGTGACCGCTCAGAGGCTCTGTAAGCATCATCCACGTAAGAAAGCTTACTTTATCCATGCAGCGTATTGTCTCCATGAGATAGGTGATACAACGGCTGCCAGAGAGGTGCTCCTCAAAGGACCCAAAAGCCTGATCAAAGATGCCTTGTTTCACTACAATATGGGCTGTTACTCGGCTGTGCTGGGGGACCCCAATGTTGCGAAAAGCTATCTGGACAGGGCCTTTGAGCTGGATGAAAGTCTGCGTCAGCTTGCTCAAACGGACAAAGATCTTGTCGGCCTGGTGCTGTAG